The nucleotide sequence ACGATCCACAAGTCCATGCATTCTGGAGAGCAGCTGAGCAGCACGGCTGGCTGTACACATTCGACTGGGGGACATGGGGCAGGACGCCGGAAGCCAGTCAGCTGAGGTTCGATACGGCTGTTCTTGCTCAGGCCAGCGCCCTACAGCTTTCACGGCTGCTTTCCATGTTCGCCCGAATGGAACGTTTCGGCGACGGCGCATGGCTGAGCCTGTGGGACAGCGGCCTTCTTCTTCGCATTCTCACCCGGGCCCACGCCCTTGCCAATGAACTTGAAGGAGCGTCCACCTGATGCCCCCACAACGCTATTCCGTCACCCCACAGCCCATTGAGACCCTGCTGACCTGGATCAAGTCCGGTGAGATCGCCATTCCCGAGATTCAGCGCCCGTTCGTGTGGGACGCCACCAAAGTCAGGAACCTGCTCGACTCGCTGTACAGGGGCTACCCGGTGGGCTACCTGATTGCCTGGAAGAACCCGGACGTGAAGCTCAAGAACGGCAGGACCTCCGAAGGCAAGCGCATCCTGATCGACGGGCAGCAGCGGGTCACGGCGCTGATGGCCTCCTTGCTGGGCCAGTCGGTGCTGACCAAGGATTATCAGAGCGTCAAGCTGCGGATCGCCTTTCACCCGCTGGAAGAGAAGTTCGAGGTCACCAACCCTGCCATCCAGAAAGATCCCGCGTGGTTGCACGACATCTCCAACATCTTCGCGCCAGATGCCGACCTTTTCGAAATTGCCCAGGCCTACCTTGGCGTTAACCCTGGACAGACCACGAAACTGGTCTTTGCGCGCTTGCAGCAACTCTTGAAGCTCGTCAACAACCAGGTGGGCATCATTGAACTCGCCAGTGATCTGGACATCGAGACCGTGACCGAGATCTTCATCCGCGTGAACTCCGAGGGCGTGGCGCTGTCGCAGGCGGACTTCGTGATGTCCAAGATCGCCGCGAACGAGACCTATGGCGGCAACACCCTGCGCAAGGCCATCGACTACTTCTGCCACCTGGCCGAACACCCCGGCTTCCTCAGCACCGTCGAGAAAGACACGGCCTTCACCAGCTCCGACTTCTATCCCAAGATGAAGTGGCTGAGCAACGTTGTGGACGACATCTATGGCCCCAGCTACACCGACATGCTGCGGGTGGCCTTCACCAGCCAGTTCGGGCGGGGCCGCCTGCAGGACCTGGTGGCGCTGCTGTCGGGGCGCAACTTCGAGACCAAGCAGCACGAGGACGCCATCGCTGAGGCGTCGTTCGCCAGCCTGAGCCACGGCATCCACCAGTTCATCAACGAGACGCACTTCAAGCGCTTCACCATGATCATCCGCTCGGCGGGCTTCATCAGCTCCCGCCTGATCAGCAGCCAGAACGCCCTGAACGCCGCGTACGTCGTTTATATACATGGCCGGGCCAAGGGCACTCCGCCTGAGCAGCTCGAAAGCCTGGTACGGCGCTGGTACGCGCTGTCGATCCTGACCGGGCGCTACTCGGGCAGCTCCGAGTCGGCTTTTGACCGCGACATCCGGCAGATCAACGAACGTGGCCTCGCCACGCACATCGGCGAAGTCATCAGCGCCACCCTCACCGACAGCTTCTGGACGGAGTTGCTGCCCCAGCAGATGGACACCTCTAGCGGCAATAGTCCCTTCTTCCTGGCGTACCAGGCCGCGCAGGTCAAGGCCAATGACCGGGGCTTTCTGTCTCAGGATCTCACCGTGCAAGACCTGCTTCTGCACAAGGTTGACGTTCACCATACGTATCCCGCCGACTTCCTCAAAAATCAGGGCCTGAACAAAGGTAAGTACAACCAAATCGCGAACTTTGTGCTGGCGCAGAGCGAGATCAACATCGCTATCGGCAATACTGACCCACAAATCTACTTCGAGAGATTAAAGAAGCAGGTGACTGGCGGCACCCCTGAAAAGACATACGGCGGCATCACCGACG is from Deinococcus aerolatus and encodes:
- a CDS encoding DUF6508 domain-containing protein encodes the protein MTADYGLPALRAISDFLPTFSAADFRFAHNDSPLRQTGEKSFEIVGYRYDPQVHAFWRAAEQHGWLYTFDWGTWGRTPEASQLRFDTAVLAQASALQLSRLLSMFARMERFGDGAWLSLWDSGLLLRILTRAHALANELEGAST
- a CDS encoding GmrSD restriction endonuclease domain-containing protein, which codes for MPPQRYSVTPQPIETLLTWIKSGEIAIPEIQRPFVWDATKVRNLLDSLYRGYPVGYLIAWKNPDVKLKNGRTSEGKRILIDGQQRVTALMASLLGQSVLTKDYQSVKLRIAFHPLEEKFEVTNPAIQKDPAWLHDISNIFAPDADLFEIAQAYLGVNPGQTTKLVFARLQQLLKLVNNQVGIIELASDLDIETVTEIFIRVNSEGVALSQADFVMSKIAANETYGGNTLRKAIDYFCHLAEHPGFLSTVEKDTAFTSSDFYPKMKWLSNVVDDIYGPSYTDMLRVAFTSQFGRGRLQDLVALLSGRNFETKQHEDAIAEASFASLSHGIHQFINETHFKRFTMIIRSAGFISSRLISSQNALNAAYVVYIHGRAKGTPPEQLESLVRRWYALSILTGRYSGSSESAFDRDIRQINERGLATHIGEVISATLTDSFWTELLPQQMDTSSGNSPFFLAYQAAQVKANDRGFLSQDLTVQDLLLHKVDVHHTYPADFLKNQGLNKGKYNQIANFVLAQSEINIAIGNTDPQIYFERLKKQVTGGTPEKTYGGITDEAELRANLRVHCIPETMLDDPSMPYQTFLQQRRKLMALKLQAWFGRL